The Rhododendron vialii isolate Sample 1 chromosome 6a, ASM3025357v1 genome includes a window with the following:
- the LOC131331381 gene encoding uncharacterized protein LOC131331381, producing the protein MKFIAMDLIHGFRFKQQYKVKNLCKEGVGLSAYAHFLVIRLPNSWILKLVARTLVLALVIASLPQISSVIGGVSSDFYKATDSEAEIAFDSINFDLLPLLFRDLKNEGILKMGDRALFLGNKNDEGLYNSDMIRLGNGGNEMDFVSFSDSEKQGAVTDETFDFAFTQGFHAAVAAEFIGRTLKVGGVVAVQLSEDPAMAFEKPENFQIVYVRRFDTTIIGMRKTSGAGLKSPAKRKLCGVTTEAKKAALKKLEDVLLEPPRAASGKSKTYLKRTRYLPDLLGDSLESYPRRVFIDVGLPEKDGADVGWFEKHYPRRNKDFELYNIETVTEEFSGKVQPQIGMSDWLRKNVKEEEYVVMKAEAEVVEEMVKSRVLGLVDELFLECKYKGLSGKSKKSRRAYWECLALYGRLRDEGVAVHQWWG; encoded by the exons ATGAAGTTCATAGCCATGGATTTGATTCATGGGTTTCGATTCAAACAACAGTACAAAGTCAAGAATCTTTGCAAAGAAGGCGTCGGATTGAGCGCCTACGCGCATTTCCTGGTAATTAGGCTACCCAATTCGTGGATCTTGAAGCTTGTGGCACGGACCCTGGTTTTGGCATTGGTTATCGCCTCACTCCCCCAGATCAGCTCGGTAATCGGGGGAGTTTCTTCGGATTTCTATAAAGCCACCGATTCCGAGGCAGAAATTGCGTTCGATTCGATAAATTTCGATCTGCTGCCTTTGCTCTTCCGCGATTTGAAAAACGAAGGGATACTAAAGATGGGCGACCGAGCCCTGTTCCTCGGCAACAAGAATGACGAAGGGCTTTACAATTCTGACATGATCCGGCTCGGAAACGGCGGGAACGAGATGGACTTCGTCTCGTTCTCGGATTCGGAAAAACAGGGCGCCGTCACGGACGAGACGTTCGATTTTGCATTCACGCAGGGGTTCCACGCCGCGGTCGCCGCGGAGTTCATCGGCAGGACTCTCAAGGTCGGCGGCGTGGTGGCGGTCCAGCTCAGCGAGGACCCCGCAATGGCGTTCGAGAAGCCTGAAAATTTCCAAATCGTCTACGTCCGTCGGTTCGATACGACTATCATTGGAATGCGGAAAACCAGTGGAGCTGGTTTGAAGTCGCCGGCGAAAAGGAAGCTCTGTGGGGTCACGACGGAGGCGAAGAAGGCCGCTTTGAAGAAGCTCGAGGACGTACTCCTCGAACCGCCGCGTGCGGCGTCGGGAAAATCCAAGACGTACCTTAAACGGACACG ATACTTGCCGGATTTACTGGGCGATTCCCTCGAAAGCTACCCGCGCCGAGTCTTCATCGACGTCGGGTTGCCGGAGAAGGACGGCGCAGACGTCGGGTGGTTCGAGAAGCATTACCCGAGGAGGAACAAGGATTTCGAGCTATACAACATCGAGACGGTGACGGAAGAATTCTCTGGCAAGGTGCAGCCACAGATCGGGATGTCGGATTGGTTGAGGAAGAATGTGAAGGAAGAGGAGTACGTCGTGATGAAGGCGGaggcggaggtggtggaggagatGGTGAAGAGCAGAGTGTTAGGGCTGGTGGACGAGCTATTCTTGGAGTGCAAGTATAAGGGGCTGAGTGGGAAGAGCAAGAAAAGTAGAAGGGCATATTGGGAATGCTTGGCTTTGTATGGGAGGTTGAGGGATGAAGGTGTTGCTGTGCACCAGTGGTGGGGTTga